In the Leptospira sp. WS4.C2 genome, one interval contains:
- a CDS encoding ABC-F family ATP-binding cassette domain-containing protein: MIKISGLNKQFNGNVLFDDLQFSVNRGERVGLVGRNGHGKSTLVQIILGKTEPDSGNITVPKGYRIGHLEQHLVFTKPTVLEECALGLPEGDEYETWKVERILFGLGFSEKDMERSPEEFSGGYQIRMNLAKLLVSAPDMLILDEPNNYLDIVTIRWLEEFLREWEGEIILITHDRSFMDSVVTHTVAIHRTKAIKVQGDTEKLYTQINQAEEIYEKTRLNEAKKRKQEEIFIAKFKAKASFASRAQSRVKRLEKQGEMKALENIEDMELYFNSAPFSASQMLSVDEVSFSYNGTSPYLFENFSISVGPEDRICIIGKNGKGKSTLLKLIAGELSPVTGEVKKHQILKEGYFGQTNKLNMNESNTVVQEIMTADPNCSEGKARNIAGGLMFSEDLALKKIKVLSGGEKSRVLLGKILVAPCHLLYLDEPTNHLDMQSCDSLIEAIDNFDGSVIMVTHNEMHLRAVATKLIVFDDDRVFVYDGGYDDFLTDIGWKDETV; the protein is encoded by the coding sequence ATGATCAAAATCTCTGGTTTAAACAAACAATTCAACGGCAATGTTTTATTCGATGACTTACAATTCAGCGTAAACCGTGGCGAACGAGTGGGTCTTGTCGGTCGCAATGGACATGGAAAATCAACTCTCGTCCAAATCATTTTAGGAAAAACGGAACCGGACTCAGGAAACATCACCGTCCCCAAAGGATATCGCATTGGACATTTGGAACAACATTTGGTTTTTACCAAACCCACAGTTTTAGAAGAATGTGCCCTCGGCCTTCCCGAAGGAGACGAATATGAAACTTGGAAGGTAGAACGAATTTTATTCGGTCTTGGATTTTCAGAAAAAGACATGGAACGAAGTCCTGAGGAATTTTCCGGTGGATACCAAATTCGGATGAACTTAGCCAAACTCCTGGTATCAGCTCCCGATATGCTTATTTTAGATGAACCAAACAACTATTTGGATATTGTCACCATACGTTGGTTAGAGGAATTTTTACGAGAATGGGAAGGTGAAATTATCCTTATCACTCACGATAGAAGTTTTATGGACAGTGTTGTGACTCATACAGTTGCCATTCATAGAACCAAAGCCATCAAGGTGCAAGGGGATACTGAAAAGTTATACACACAGATCAACCAAGCAGAAGAGATCTACGAAAAAACGAGACTAAACGAAGCCAAAAAACGCAAACAAGAAGAGATCTTTATTGCGAAGTTTAAAGCCAAAGCAAGTTTTGCAAGCCGTGCTCAGTCCCGCGTCAAAAGATTAGAGAAACAAGGGGAAATGAAAGCACTCGAGAATATTGAGGATATGGAACTTTATTTCAACAGTGCTCCCTTCTCTGCAAGCCAGATGTTAAGTGTGGACGAAGTTTCTTTTTCCTATAATGGAACCTCTCCTTATTTATTTGAAAACTTTTCTATCAGCGTTGGTCCCGAAGATCGAATTTGTATCATCGGGAAAAACGGAAAAGGAAAGTCCACCTTGCTTAAGTTAATCGCTGGAGAGCTAAGTCCAGTCACTGGTGAGGTTAAAAAACATCAGATTTTGAAGGAAGGATATTTTGGCCAAACCAATAAACTGAACATGAACGAAAGTAATACGGTTGTTCAGGAAATTATGACTGCCGATCCGAACTGTTCGGAAGGGAAAGCTCGTAACATTGCCGGTGGGCTTATGTTTTCCGAAGACCTTGCCTTAAAAAAAATCAAGGTTCTCTCTGGGGGAGAAAAGAGCCGAGTTTTACTTGGTAAAATATTGGTCGCTCCATGCCACTTGTTGTATCTGGATGAGCCCACAAACCACTTGGACATGCAGTCTTGTGACTCGCTCATTGAGGCCATCGATAACTTTGATGGTTCTGTCATTATGGTCACACACAACGAAATGCACTTGCGCGCTGTAGCCACAAAACTGATAGTATTCGATGATGACCGAGTTTTTGTCTATGACGGGGGTTATGACGACTTCCTCACAGACATTGGCTGGAAGGATGAAACCGTTTGA
- the purT gene encoding formate-dependent phosphoribosylglycinamide formyltransferase: MIGTPFTLTATKLLLLGSGELGKEVTIEANRLGVHVIAVDRYPNAPAMFVAQESRVINMLDPIELEATIRELKPDFVVPEIEAIHTETLVRLEAEGFRIIPSAKAVNLTMNREGIRNFASKELGLKTSKYLFADTEEDFQKAVQEIGFPCVVKPIMSSSGKGQSLVRTEADILKAWEYGQTGGRTGKGKMIIEEFISFDFEITLLTIRHIGGTTFLPPIGHRQVNGDYVESWMPQPMSEKALLAAEKIAEAVTTGLGGMGIFGVELFVKGDEVYFSEVSPRPHDTGLVTLISQNISEFSLHARALLGLPIPELIFHTPAASSAILLEGKTKAPVYTGLGDALKVKGVDIRIFGKPEIDGKRRMGVSLATGKTIEEAKEKANRARDCIQLKN; encoded by the coding sequence ATGATCGGAACACCCTTTACCCTTACAGCTACAAAACTTTTACTCCTCGGATCAGGAGAACTTGGCAAAGAAGTAACCATCGAAGCAAACCGCCTTGGTGTTCATGTCATTGCTGTAGACCGTTATCCAAACGCACCGGCCATGTTTGTGGCACAGGAATCTCGGGTCATCAATATGCTCGATCCAATAGAATTGGAAGCCACCATACGAGAGTTAAAACCTGATTTTGTAGTTCCTGAAATTGAAGCCATCCATACAGAAACTTTAGTCCGTTTGGAAGCCGAAGGTTTTCGAATCATCCCTTCTGCAAAAGCCGTAAACTTAACTATGAACCGCGAAGGGATTCGTAACTTTGCTTCCAAAGAACTTGGATTAAAAACTTCCAAGTATCTTTTTGCTGATACCGAAGAGGACTTTCAAAAAGCAGTGCAAGAGATTGGATTTCCTTGTGTGGTCAAACCCATTATGAGTTCTTCTGGTAAAGGACAAAGTCTTGTGCGAACTGAGGCCGATATTTTGAAAGCCTGGGAGTATGGCCAAACGGGAGGAAGGACAGGCAAAGGAAAAATGATCATCGAAGAATTTATATCCTTCGATTTTGAGATCACTCTTCTCACCATACGACATATAGGTGGGACTACCTTTTTACCACCCATTGGGCATAGACAGGTGAACGGGGATTATGTGGAGTCTTGGATGCCTCAACCCATGTCGGAAAAAGCCCTCCTAGCTGCAGAAAAAATTGCAGAAGCCGTCACCACTGGTCTTGGAGGGATGGGAATTTTTGGGGTCGAACTTTTTGTGAAGGGTGACGAAGTGTATTTCAGTGAAGTATCCCCAAGACCGCATGACACAGGACTTGTGACTCTCATCTCTCAAAATATTTCTGAATTTTCCCTTCATGCCAGAGCCCTTCTTGGTCTACCGATTCCTGAGCTTATTTTCCACACTCCCGCAGCCAGCTCCGCTATCCTTTTGGAAGGAAAAACTAAGGCACCTGTTTACACCGGACTTGGCGATGCGCTAAAAGTCAAAGGAGTGGATATTCGTATTTTTGGAAAACCAGAAATTGATGGAAAACGACGAATGGGTGTTAGTTTAGCAACAGGAAAAACGATCGAAGAAGCGAAAGAAAAAGCCAATCGTGCCAGGGATTGTATCCAACTGAAAAATTAG
- a CDS encoding ankyrin repeat domain-containing protein — protein sequence MIQNIIDFVGKTKFNLRLRTLCSAITREDKESFDLLLSDPDLKEVLVSESPLLLGLAVTEVSDIYYLKKLLSLGLNPNQPDNMGLYPIHKATETGNGEAVEVLLNSAADPNVADPSGVTALHIANSFDGLGEISDLLIRMGANIYQRDKLGKRYLM from the coding sequence ATGATACAAAACATAATTGATTTCGTTGGTAAAACAAAGTTCAATCTCAGGTTACGCACATTGTGTTCCGCTATCACGAGAGAAGACAAAGAATCGTTTGATTTGTTATTATCCGATCCAGATCTAAAAGAAGTTTTGGTATCAGAATCTCCCTTACTTCTTGGACTTGCAGTCACTGAAGTTTCCGATATTTATTATTTAAAAAAATTATTGTCCCTTGGATTGAATCCCAACCAACCAGATAACATGGGTTTGTATCCCATACACAAAGCAACAGAGACAGGGAATGGGGAAGCCGTTGAAGTATTACTTAACTCTGCGGCCGATCCCAATGTTGCCGACCCAAGTGGGGTCACTGCCCTTCATATTGCCAATAGTTTTGACGGTCTTGGTGAAATTTCTGATCTTCTCATACGAATGGGTGCCAATATCTACCAAAGAGACAAACTGGGTAAACGGTATCTAATGTAA
- a CDS encoding helix-turn-helix domain-containing protein has protein sequence MDISFLKPPSHLESSVKEFWIWKGVNVRELPWILPSYECEMVFHLENPPLVETENRELIRLPKFHIVGPQTRRWRILSESEISLFAIRFYVGGMFSLFSNRGDELQNQFPEIDNKCMLGESSEIKNKFMVTGNSSSNFLSEDGISKFLTIFLKQYPGEPGEIPTYIRFALLELTRAATSIESLCKKLGISRKQLDRKFKEIVGMAPSEYRTVHRLLEMVRNPEHYRQNNPDLRFTDLAQEFNYSDQSHFNHDFKRISGSIPNEWFREYEKMSHFYNRDSSDTDRIKT, from the coding sequence TTGGACATATCTTTTTTAAAACCTCCCTCCCATTTAGAATCTTCGGTAAAAGAATTCTGGATTTGGAAGGGAGTGAACGTTCGTGAACTGCCATGGATCTTACCATCTTACGAGTGTGAGATGGTATTCCATTTGGAAAACCCACCTCTAGTAGAAACCGAAAATAGGGAACTGATCCGATTGCCAAAGTTTCACATTGTCGGGCCACAGACAAGAAGGTGGAGGATTTTATCTGAATCCGAAATTTCTTTATTTGCGATCAGGTTTTATGTAGGGGGAATGTTTTCTTTATTTTCCAATCGAGGGGATGAATTACAAAATCAGTTTCCTGAAATAGACAATAAATGTATGCTAGGTGAATCTTCTGAAATCAAAAACAAATTTATGGTAACAGGAAATTCAAGTTCTAATTTTTTATCTGAAGATGGGATTTCAAAATTTCTAACCATCTTTCTAAAACAATATCCCGGAGAACCTGGAGAAATACCCACCTACATTCGGTTTGCACTTTTGGAGCTCACACGAGCTGCCACTTCCATTGAAAGTCTTTGCAAAAAATTGGGAATTTCTAGAAAACAATTGGATCGTAAGTTCAAAGAGATTGTGGGAATGGCTCCTTCTGAATACAGAACAGTGCACAGGTTATTGGAAATGGTCCGAAATCCAGAACATTACCGACAAAATAATCCAGACCTAAGGTTTACCGATTTGGCTCAGGAATTCAATTATTCTGACCAATCCCATTTCAATCACGATTTCAAACGAATTTCCGGATCTATTCCCAACGAATGGTTCCGAGAATATGAAAAAATGTCCCATTTTTACAATCGTGATTCGTCAGATACTGATAGGATAAAAACATGA
- a CDS encoding heavy metal translocating P-type ATPase, whose translation METSNNTTERTLDLFGMTCANCALRIEKGLSKMEGVSDVRVNFARESVFLRSVDSVTLASLLEKVESLGYSAIVHDVNKQSETEKKQKDQIRNLKIRFLLSAVFSLPLFYAMVTHFSFLSFMPMPHFLMDRFVQMAIAFPVQFIIGFPFYQSAYRALRNGSANMDVLVVIGTSAAYGYSVFGKDLYFETSAVLITFILGGKWIEHYAKGKSSDGINALLKLRPETATVQSNGVWTEVPNEYLKLGDLVLVKAGERFPMDGIVSEGESFADESMLTGESMPVEKNVGDKILGGTVNGSGSLVVKAMKVGNDTTLSHIIRSVEESLGTKAPIQRIADQISAYFVPVVVGISIIDFLVWYFVITPGVITSAIETSIAILVIACPCALGLATPISLLVGTGRAAKRGVLFRSAEALESVSKINWIAFDKTGTLTEGKPKVTEIKDFGLDSTSLDLVLRSIVRMEETSDHPLAKAIVGYGKENNLYQTSSEMVSTKTFPGGGIQSEQNGLVLVAGKQAFVEENGFLISDAIKESIKPWTEDGSSLVFVGIRGIREGMVVFQIEDRLRKEAKAAILELKSIGVEPVLLTGDNQTSAEKIARLVGISAVFSGLLPEEKAKIITTLKTNKVHSAMVGDGINDAPALASADVGIAMGTGSDVAINTADVVLVNGDIQRIVDLIHIGKDTVINIRQNFGWALGYNLLGIPIAASGLLAPWVSGAAMAFSSLSVVFNALRMSRWK comes from the coding sequence TTGGAAACGTCAAATAATACCACCGAACGAACATTAGATCTTTTCGGTATGACCTGTGCCAATTGTGCCCTTCGAATTGAGAAGGGCCTTTCCAAAATGGAAGGAGTATCAGATGTTCGAGTCAATTTTGCTCGTGAATCTGTTTTTTTACGTAGTGTTGATTCTGTAACGCTAGCTTCCCTCTTAGAAAAGGTGGAGTCCCTTGGTTATTCAGCAATTGTCCATGATGTTAACAAACAATCGGAAACGGAAAAAAAACAAAAGGACCAAATTCGGAATTTAAAAATCCGTTTTCTATTGTCGGCAGTCTTCTCCTTACCATTGTTTTATGCTATGGTTACTCATTTTAGTTTCCTTAGTTTTATGCCAATGCCGCACTTCTTAATGGACAGGTTTGTGCAAATGGCCATTGCCTTTCCAGTGCAGTTTATCATTGGATTTCCTTTTTACCAGTCCGCTTATCGTGCATTACGAAATGGATCAGCCAATATGGATGTTCTTGTTGTCATTGGAACAAGTGCAGCCTATGGGTACAGTGTGTTCGGAAAGGATCTCTATTTTGAAACCTCTGCTGTTCTCATCACTTTTATCCTTGGAGGTAAATGGATCGAACATTATGCCAAGGGGAAAAGCAGTGATGGAATCAATGCTCTTCTTAAACTTCGTCCAGAAACGGCAACAGTTCAATCCAATGGAGTTTGGACCGAAGTCCCTAATGAATATTTGAAATTAGGAGACCTGGTTTTAGTAAAGGCAGGCGAACGGTTTCCTATGGATGGAATTGTATCGGAAGGAGAAAGTTTTGCCGATGAATCCATGTTAACTGGTGAAAGTATGCCTGTAGAAAAGAATGTGGGCGATAAAATTCTCGGTGGAACAGTGAATGGAAGTGGGTCTTTGGTAGTAAAAGCAATGAAAGTTGGAAATGATACCACTCTTTCACATATCATTCGTTCTGTGGAAGAATCACTTGGCACAAAAGCTCCCATCCAAAGGATTGCCGACCAGATCTCCGCGTATTTTGTCCCCGTTGTCGTAGGTATCAGTATCATTGATTTTTTGGTTTGGTACTTTGTGATCACTCCGGGTGTGATTACCTCAGCCATCGAAACAAGTATTGCTATTCTCGTGATTGCTTGTCCCTGTGCTCTCGGCCTTGCCACACCCATCTCTTTACTTGTGGGGACAGGGCGTGCGGCCAAAAGGGGAGTGCTTTTTCGCAGTGCCGAAGCATTGGAATCTGTTTCTAAAATCAATTGGATTGCTTTTGATAAAACGGGAACACTCACGGAAGGAAAACCAAAAGTAACAGAGATCAAAGATTTTGGATTAGATTCTACCAGTTTGGACCTTGTTTTAAGATCGATTGTGAGGATGGAAGAAACATCCGACCACCCACTAGCCAAAGCCATCGTTGGTTATGGAAAAGAAAATAACCTATACCAAACAAGTTCTGAAATGGTTTCGACAAAAACTTTTCCGGGAGGTGGAATCCAATCGGAACAAAATGGGTTGGTTCTCGTTGCAGGCAAACAGGCGTTTGTGGAAGAGAATGGATTTTTAATTTCTGATGCCATAAAAGAATCAATTAAGCCTTGGACCGAGGATGGATCCAGCTTGGTTTTTGTTGGGATTCGAGGAATAAGGGAAGGCATGGTGGTTTTTCAGATTGAAGACAGGCTGCGTAAAGAGGCAAAGGCCGCCATTTTAGAATTAAAATCCATTGGAGTGGAACCTGTCCTCCTAACAGGCGATAACCAAACTTCGGCGGAAAAAATTGCTCGGTTAGTTGGGATTTCTGCTGTGTTTTCAGGACTTCTGCCTGAAGAGAAAGCAAAAATCATTACCACTCTGAAAACGAACAAAGTGCATTCCGCTATGGTAGGAGATGGAATCAATGATGCACCGGCCCTCGCATCAGCTGATGTGGGGATTGCCATGGGAACGGGTTCTGATGTTGCGATTAACACCGCCGATGTGGTCCTTGTCAATGGAGACATCCAAAGAATTGTGGATCTCATTCATATTGGTAAAGACACTGTCATCAATATTCGGCAAAACTTTGGTTGGGCTCTCGGATACAATTTACTCGGAATTCCGATTGCTGCATCGGGTTTACTTGCTCCTTGGGTAAGTGGAGCTGCTATGGCATTCAGTTCTCTGTCGGTTGTTTTTAATGCCCTTCGTATGAGCCGCTGGAAATAA
- a CDS encoding heavy-metal-associated domain-containing protein, giving the protein MVNYEVEGMTCGHCKKTVEKVFAEIGKEATANIEENIVTVKESLTDAELNSLRSRLSEDGYSLGNVK; this is encoded by the coding sequence ATGGTTAATTATGAAGTAGAAGGAATGACTTGCGGGCATTGTAAAAAAACGGTAGAAAAAGTTTTTGCTGAAATCGGTAAAGAAGCAACTGCTAATATAGAAGAAAATATAGTAACTGTGAAAGAATCTCTAACGGATGCGGAGCTAAATAGTCTTCGGTCACGGTTGAGTGAGGATGGATATTCCCTTGGAAACGTCAAATAA
- the cueR gene encoding Cu(I)-responsive transcriptional regulator — translation MNIGELSKESGVSTKLIRHYEGIGLIPEAGRTENGYRSYSSDDIHYLRFIKRSRELGFPLEDIKSLLGLWKNKSRSSKQVKLLAEKHLNELDLKLKQLKDMSDTLKKLVKHCHGDHRPDCPILKNLEHSSPRNDS, via the coding sequence ATGAATATTGGAGAACTTTCTAAAGAATCAGGAGTCAGCACCAAACTCATTCGCCATTATGAAGGGATTGGTTTGATTCCTGAGGCCGGCAGAACCGAAAACGGATACAGATCTTATAGTTCCGATGACATTCATTATTTACGGTTTATCAAAAGATCCAGAGAACTTGGGTTCCCACTCGAAGATATTAAAAGTTTACTAGGACTTTGGAAAAATAAATCTCGAAGTAGCAAACAAGTAAAACTACTTGCGGAAAAACATTTAAATGAATTGGATTTAAAACTTAAACAATTAAAAGACATGTCGGATACTTTAAAAAAACTCGTTAAACATTGTCATGGTGATCATAGACCCGATTGTCCGATTCTAAAAAATTTAGAACATTCATCTCCTCGAAATGATTCATAG
- a CDS encoding SGNH/GDSL hydrolase family protein yields the protein MKKDNDPTTFLNKPMKYLFYSFLFFCGVIFCLRVIDSIDFYVSFPYGHYHFPTNREIPFFRQGEREIGEIGEFGFRKGNLKNNASCGYLLLGDSQTFGSGIFWKDSFPEILNRETGCNWINVSIPGFTLENEYSTYEKVSSRFEFRSVYLFIYGNDIYETGDTPDFLHFVNHKKYFHIFSFLFPEHSRLYLKKSYFESIQKRMEAELKRVAEQTYRIPDLKEKKNEVVDFLPLKTLFQISPNYLSSSLNTKTFAKINFDRWKKILFLLNDKIVKQGKQLNLVYIPLEVEFDRTRYQVYQGIGYDMNPEWLESDSEFIKDLIQLSKENHIPLIDLRNQMRYRSDLLQTGDIHLNEKAHRLIADVLKKNL from the coding sequence ATGAAAAAAGATAATGATCCAACTACTTTCTTAAATAAACCTATGAAATATCTTTTTTATTCATTCCTTTTCTTTTGCGGAGTAATCTTCTGCCTTCGAGTCATTGATTCCATTGATTTTTATGTGAGTTTTCCTTATGGTCATTATCATTTTCCAACAAACAGGGAAATCCCCTTTTTTAGACAAGGGGAAAGGGAAATCGGTGAGATTGGAGAATTTGGTTTTCGGAAAGGTAATTTAAAAAACAATGCCAGTTGCGGATATTTACTGTTAGGTGATTCGCAGACTTTTGGATCTGGTATTTTTTGGAAGGATAGTTTTCCTGAAATATTAAACCGAGAAACAGGTTGTAATTGGATCAATGTAAGTATTCCCGGATTTACTCTGGAAAACGAATATTCAACATACGAAAAAGTAAGTTCTCGGTTTGAATTTAGATCTGTATATTTATTTATATACGGTAACGATATATATGAAACGGGTGATACCCCGGATTTTTTGCATTTTGTGAATCATAAAAAGTATTTTCATATTTTTTCTTTTCTCTTTCCAGAGCACAGTCGTTTGTATTTAAAAAAATCTTATTTTGAATCAATACAAAAACGAATGGAAGCTGAGTTGAAGCGAGTTGCCGAACAAACTTATCGAATTCCTGATCTTAAAGAAAAAAAGAATGAAGTTGTCGATTTTCTTCCACTCAAAACCTTGTTTCAAATTAGTCCAAACTACTTATCTAGCTCCCTTAATACAAAAACATTTGCAAAAATAAATTTTGATCGTTGGAAAAAGATATTGTTTCTATTAAACGATAAAATTGTGAAACAGGGCAAACAATTGAACTTAGTTTATATACCTTTAGAAGTTGAGTTTGATAGAACTCGTTACCAGGTCTACCAAGGTATTGGATATGATATGAATCCAGAATGGTTGGAATCCGATTCCGAATTTATAAAAGATTTAATACAACTATCAAAAGAAAATCATATTCCTCTTATTGATTTGAGAAACCAAATGCGATATCGATCTGATTTATTACAGACAGGTGATATTCATTTAAATGAAAAAGCTCATCGCCTGATTGCAGACGTTCTAAAAAAAAATCTATGA